The genome window AGGCATACCAGCGTAGTTGGCCAATAGCATCACCATTGACCATCACCACTTCAAGCTGCTTGTCACCGTTGAGATCGCCTACCGCTATGCGCGGATGCGTCTGATCTGCAGCAATGACATAAGCAGAGAACCGATTTTGGCCCTCATAGCGAAACCACTTGCCCCCTGCCAAAAGCTCAGGCTTGCCATCGCCATCTATATCGCCAGCAGCTAGCCCCTCTCCCGCGCCCGACCAAATGTCATAGTAGGGCCACGGCTCAACATAGGGATCGGATGGGATAGGGGCATAGTAGAGCTTTTCGGCTCCTTGGTTCCAAAAAACCACTCGGCTTGCCCATCGCCATCGAAATCGCCAAAGAGCTGATCGTGATGTTGGTGGGCGCCGTCCGGCTTAATAACGTGGCGTTTCCACGGAGTGCCCGGCGCATAGTGGGGCCATGGATTCTCCCACCAGTAGAGCGCACCGCCTTGATAATCGTTACCGGCCACGATATCGAGATCGCCATCCCCATCAATGTCGTAGCAGGCACAGCCCGCCTCAATGGGGATGGCCTCATCTTCGATCACGTAGATCGCCCAACCCTGCATCACCCGGCGATACCACGCGATGGCAGGTGCCTTGCCCCTGCAAGTGATGATAAAATCCTTATACCCATCGCGATCGAAATCGGCCACGAGGCATCCGGTCTGTTGATTCGAGCCTGGAGGGGTAGGTAGATCCCCATTACGGCTCGAAAGATGTCTCCATCTCACGACACGAGGTTGGAAAAACGACATGGTTAACCTTTATAGAGCAAGGAGATCTATCCCTCCGTACTCTCGAAGACGTAGTGGCCAGCTCGATCGAGGGTGAAATGAGAAACGTTCTCATCGGCCTGGAACTGCGGCTGCATCGAACTTCCTACCAGTCTCGCCTTCCCATGAAGTTGCACATCGGCCTTCACGTCGGGTGGCAGCATGAGGTCTACGCGTTCCCCTCCGTTCTTGAGGGCCTGCACCCGGATATGAAGGAGACCATGCGGCGTAGGCACATTCCCCTCGGCCCATTGAAGGCCGGCGAGATCGGGGGCGATAACCGCCGTGGCGTAGCCGGCACCTGTGGGACGCACGCCGAGCACGCGCTCTGTGAGAAAGCTTGTTGGACCGGAAGACCACCCGTGACAAAGGCTCACAAAGGTGCCCATGCCGTTATCCGCCTGGAGATAGAGATGGAAGTGCTTTTTAGGCCAAGAGGGGTCATAGCCCTCCCAAAAGGTGGTGGCTCCTT of Chthonomonas calidirosea T49 contains these proteins:
- a CDS encoding FG-GAP-like repeat-containing protein, coding for MSFFQPRVVRWRHLSSRNGDLPTPPGSNQQTGCLVADFDRDGYKDFIITCRGKAPAIAWYRRVMQGWAIYVIEDEAIPIEAGCACYDIDGDGDLDIVAGNDYQGGALYWWENPWPHYAPGTPWKRHVIKPDGAHQHHDQLFGDFDGDGQAEWFFGTKEPKSSTMPLSHPIPMLSRGPTMTFGRARERG